A single genomic interval of Apis cerana isolate GH-2021 linkage group LG2, AcerK_1.0, whole genome shotgun sequence harbors:
- the LOC108002695 gene encoding uncharacterized protein LOC108002695 codes for MASVRATKRIVAVNRGHQQRHTAATTTATTTTPPAPLLPTPPLPPTWRHCTSLTVFATFSHGPRPPPSHTYSVEQPAFARTFVSLNGRFRDRRCTTAAAVDAAAAAPVAANPLLTARTCRSNTHDHDRGIARARLPHDGPTSAIFGSLRRFTLTFRTGTAILWAHQAPRPRFLSNDSCATLTYTHFNSCCFKKPSRPLYRMNLQNIWTLPHENVIKQQATSLSSLNSKTLNFPQMFYTLIFKSICFSLL; via the exons ATGGCCTCCGTGAGGGCGACAAAGAGGATAGTCGCGGTGAATAGAGGG CACCAGCAACGCCACAccgccgccaccaccaccgccacgACCACCACACCACCAGCACCACTACTACCAACACCGCCACTGCCACCGACGTGGAGGCACTGCACCTCTCTCACAGTTTTCGCCACTTTTTCGCACGGCCCTCGCCCACCTCCGTCACATACATATTCCGTGGAGCAGCCAGCGTTTGCGCGCACCTTCGTTTCACTCAATGGACGTTTCCGGGACAGG CGCTGCACCACCGCCGCTGCCGTGGacgctgctgctgctgctccCGTTGCCGCTAATCCACTACTGACTGCCCGTACCTGTCGTTCCAACACGCACGACCACGATCGAGGGATCGCTCGGGCTCGACTGCCGCACGACGGCCCTACTTCGGCCATCTTCGGATCGCTTCGGCGATTTACGCTCACTTTCCGCACAGGAACGGCGATATTGTGGGCGCATCAAGCACCCCGTCCTCGTTTCCTCTCGAATGACTCATGTGCCACACTGACGTATACACATTTTAACAGTTGTTGCTTTAAGAAACCATCACGGCCTCTTTATCGCATGAATCTGCAGAACATATGGACATTGCCAcatgaaaatgttataaaacaaCAAGCAACAAGCCTCTCTAGTTTGAATAGCAAAACATTGAATTTTCCGCAAATGTTTTATACCTTAATTTTCAAGAGCATATGCTTTTCGTTACTCTAA